One window from the genome of Glycine soja cultivar W05 chromosome 12, ASM419377v2, whole genome shotgun sequence encodes:
- the LOC114380002 gene encoding nuclear/nucleolar GTPase 2-like isoform X1 gives MAKKKEKKVNVSGKPKHSLDVNRSNDAKKESRSAATVRRLKMYNTRPVRDRKGKVVSHELQSKELPSTRIQPDRRWFGNTRVVNQKELEFFREELQSRMSSNYNVILKEKKLPLSLLNDHQKQARVHLLDREPFQDAFGPKTKRKRPSLLAADYESLLKKADGSQDAFEEKYGSSVSAEANDEDGFRDLVRHTMFEKGQSKRIWGELYKVIDSSDVVVQAVESMVLDARDPQGTRCYHLEKHLKENCKHKHMVLLLNKCDLVPAWATKGWLRVLSKEFPTLAFHANINKSFGKGSLLSVLRQFARLKRDKQAISVGFVGYPNVGKSSVINTLRTKNVCKVAPIPGETKVWQYITLTKRIFLIDCPGVVYHNNDSETDVVLKGVVRVTNLKDAADHIGEVLKRVKKEHLERAYKIKEWDDENDFLLQLCKSTGKLLKGGEPDLMTAAKMILHDWQRGRIPFFVPPPRQEDLSEEPNVNGVDLDDSVDGNEASAAMKAIADVLSSQQQINVPVQNDLYSEKELKGEATDQHPNTNANEEILALDSNTSEEDPISEP, from the exons ATGgcgaagaagaaggagaagaaggtgaACGTCTCCGGAAAACCCAAGCACTCTCTCGACGTAAACCGCAGCAATGACGCGAAGAAGGAGTCGCGCTCCGCCGCCACCGTGCGCCGCCTCAAGATGTACAACACCAGGCCCGTGCGCGACCGGAAGGGAAAAGTCGTATCCCACGAGCTTCAGTCCAAGGAGCTTCCCAGCACAAGAATCCAACCCGATCGTCGATGGTTCG GGAACACGCGTGTTGTGAATCAGAAAGAGCTTGAGTTTTTCCGAGAAGAGCTACAGAGCCGCATGTCTAGTAATTACAATGTAATTCTGAAGGAGAAGAAACTTCCGCTTTCGCTACTCAACGATCACCAGAAG CAAGCTAGAGTTCACCTGCTTGATAGAGAGCCTTTCCAGGATGCGTTTGGACCGAAGACTAAGAGGAAGCGCCCCAGCCTCTTGGCGGCTGACTACGAGTCATTGCTGAAGAAAGCCGATGGGTCTCAGG ATGCTTTTGAAGAGAAGTATGGTTCCAGTGTATCCGCGGAAGCTAATGATGAAGATGGATTTAGAGATTTAGTGCGACATACAATGTTCGAAAAGGGTCAGAGTAAACGCATATGGGGTGAGCTTTACAAAGTGATAGATTCTTCAGACGTGGTTGTCCAG GCTGTAGAGTCTATG GTTTTAGATGCAAGGGATCCACAAGGAACAAGATGCTATCATTTAGAGAAGCATTTGAAGGAAAATTGTAAGCACAAACACATGGTGCTTTTATTGAACAAG tgTGATCTAGTTCCTGCTTGGGCAACAAAAGGATGGCTTAGAGTTTTGTCAAAAGAATTTCCAACTCTAGCATTCCATGCAAACATTAACAAGTCCTTCGGAAAA GGTTCACTTCTATCAGTTCTGAGACAATTTGCTCGATTGAAACGTGATAAGCAAGCAATATCTGTTGGATTTGTTGGATACCCAAATGTTGGGAAGTCATCCGTAATCAACACATTGCGTACAAAGAAT GTCTGCAAGGTTGCTCCAATTCCAGGGGAAACAAAAGTATGGCAGTATATAACCCTAACAAAGAGGATCTTTCTGATTGATTGTCCAGGTGTTGTCTACCACAACAATGATTCTGAAACAGATGTTGTGTTGAAGGGTGTG GTGCGTGTAACTAATTTGAAAGATGCTGCAGACCATATAGGTGAGGTTTTGAAACGTGTGAAGAAAGAGCATTTGGAGAgagcatataaaataaaagagtg GGATGATGAGAATGACTTCTTACTGCAGCTTTGCAAATCAACTGGCAAACTTCTGAAG GGTGGTGAGCCTGACTTGATGACTGCGGCAAAGATGATACTTCATGACTGGCAGAGGGGTCGAATTCCCTTTTTTGTTCCCCCTCCTAGGCAGGAGGACTTGTCTGAGGAACCTAATGTTAATGGTGTTGACCTAGATGATTCAGTTGATGGCAACGAGGCTTCTGCTGCTATGAAGGCTATCGCAGATGTTCTTTCATCGCAGCAACAAATAAATGTACCTGTTCAGAATGATTTATATAGTGAGAAGGAGTTGAAGGGGGAAGCTACTGATCAACATCCAAACACTAATGCAAACGAAGAAATTCTGGCCCTTGATAGTAACACATCTGAAGAGGATCCAATCAGCGAGCCATAA
- the LOC114380002 gene encoding nuclear/nucleolar GTPase 2-like isoform X2 translates to MAKKKEKKVNVSGKPKHSLDVNRSNDAKKESRSAATVRRLKMYNTRPVRDRKGKVVSHELQSKELPSTRIQPDRRWFGNTRVVNQKELEFFREELQSRMSSNYNVILKEKKLPLSLLNDHQKQARVHLLDREPFQDAFGPKTKRKRPSLLAADYESLLKKADGSQDAFEEKYGSSVSAEANDEDGFRDLVRHTMFEKGQSKRIWGELYKVIDSSDVVVQVLDARDPQGTRCYHLEKHLKENCKHKHMVLLLNKCDLVPAWATKGWLRVLSKEFPTLAFHANINKSFGKGSLLSVLRQFARLKRDKQAISVGFVGYPNVGKSSVINTLRTKNVCKVAPIPGETKVWQYITLTKRIFLIDCPGVVYHNNDSETDVVLKGVVRVTNLKDAADHIGEVLKRVKKEHLERAYKIKEWDDENDFLLQLCKSTGKLLKGGEPDLMTAAKMILHDWQRGRIPFFVPPPRQEDLSEEPNVNGVDLDDSVDGNEASAAMKAIADVLSSQQQINVPVQNDLYSEKELKGEATDQHPNTNANEEILALDSNTSEEDPISEP, encoded by the exons ATGgcgaagaagaaggagaagaaggtgaACGTCTCCGGAAAACCCAAGCACTCTCTCGACGTAAACCGCAGCAATGACGCGAAGAAGGAGTCGCGCTCCGCCGCCACCGTGCGCCGCCTCAAGATGTACAACACCAGGCCCGTGCGCGACCGGAAGGGAAAAGTCGTATCCCACGAGCTTCAGTCCAAGGAGCTTCCCAGCACAAGAATCCAACCCGATCGTCGATGGTTCG GGAACACGCGTGTTGTGAATCAGAAAGAGCTTGAGTTTTTCCGAGAAGAGCTACAGAGCCGCATGTCTAGTAATTACAATGTAATTCTGAAGGAGAAGAAACTTCCGCTTTCGCTACTCAACGATCACCAGAAG CAAGCTAGAGTTCACCTGCTTGATAGAGAGCCTTTCCAGGATGCGTTTGGACCGAAGACTAAGAGGAAGCGCCCCAGCCTCTTGGCGGCTGACTACGAGTCATTGCTGAAGAAAGCCGATGGGTCTCAGG ATGCTTTTGAAGAGAAGTATGGTTCCAGTGTATCCGCGGAAGCTAATGATGAAGATGGATTTAGAGATTTAGTGCGACATACAATGTTCGAAAAGGGTCAGAGTAAACGCATATGGGGTGAGCTTTACAAAGTGATAGATTCTTCAGACGTGGTTGTCCAG GTTTTAGATGCAAGGGATCCACAAGGAACAAGATGCTATCATTTAGAGAAGCATTTGAAGGAAAATTGTAAGCACAAACACATGGTGCTTTTATTGAACAAG tgTGATCTAGTTCCTGCTTGGGCAACAAAAGGATGGCTTAGAGTTTTGTCAAAAGAATTTCCAACTCTAGCATTCCATGCAAACATTAACAAGTCCTTCGGAAAA GGTTCACTTCTATCAGTTCTGAGACAATTTGCTCGATTGAAACGTGATAAGCAAGCAATATCTGTTGGATTTGTTGGATACCCAAATGTTGGGAAGTCATCCGTAATCAACACATTGCGTACAAAGAAT GTCTGCAAGGTTGCTCCAATTCCAGGGGAAACAAAAGTATGGCAGTATATAACCCTAACAAAGAGGATCTTTCTGATTGATTGTCCAGGTGTTGTCTACCACAACAATGATTCTGAAACAGATGTTGTGTTGAAGGGTGTG GTGCGTGTAACTAATTTGAAAGATGCTGCAGACCATATAGGTGAGGTTTTGAAACGTGTGAAGAAAGAGCATTTGGAGAgagcatataaaataaaagagtg GGATGATGAGAATGACTTCTTACTGCAGCTTTGCAAATCAACTGGCAAACTTCTGAAG GGTGGTGAGCCTGACTTGATGACTGCGGCAAAGATGATACTTCATGACTGGCAGAGGGGTCGAATTCCCTTTTTTGTTCCCCCTCCTAGGCAGGAGGACTTGTCTGAGGAACCTAATGTTAATGGTGTTGACCTAGATGATTCAGTTGATGGCAACGAGGCTTCTGCTGCTATGAAGGCTATCGCAGATGTTCTTTCATCGCAGCAACAAATAAATGTACCTGTTCAGAATGATTTATATAGTGAGAAGGAGTTGAAGGGGGAAGCTACTGATCAACATCCAAACACTAATGCAAACGAAGAAATTCTGGCCCTTGATAGTAACACATCTGAAGAGGATCCAATCAGCGAGCCATAA